GAAGTTCAATTTTTTCTTCCTGATGAAAATTCTCAATATCCTCTTGAACGAGGTGCAAGTATTTCTCAACAGTTCGCTTTGTTAAATCAATTTCTTGAACAAACTCAGCTACTGTGACCCACCTTTTAGTATAGGCCAAGTATTCTATTAAAAGGACTTTGGCACTGACGCCTTGGTCAAAAAGATCTAAGTCTTCTGTATGTATAATCATTGATAAACACCCCTAGTTTCGTGCAAATAGTCTTATTGCATATGATTTGTAAAGAATCATTTCTCTATTAAAATTGTAAATGAATCTATTCAATTATGCGAAGAAAATGACTACTCAATACCGTTTTATTCAGATTCCTAGACTCAGGACTACCACTTGTTTCGTTTATTCAAGTATTCGCTGAATAAATGAAACAAAAAGTAAAACAAGTGCTATGCGACCTCAGTCAAACTTGTCCTTTTTTCCAGACAGTTTTGACTATTTGAATTCTTTCACGATATTCTATTGACTATCCCCACCTCTTTAAGTCAGGATAACTTTACAACATGGAACAAAAAAAGGCGCCCTGTCAGAAGACGGTCATCTTCTAAACAGAGCCCTGTATTATCAGCACAAACTAATAATACAAGTTGCCTCGCCAATAATTGCTTATTGACTACCTTTATTGTACTAAAAGTAAAAACGGATTTCCATTCTTTTTTACTTACTCAATAATGATAGTGAATGGTTATTTAACGAACGCTTCATGGTATTAGTAGCTGACTAATATCATTTTTTTGTGTGTTGAATTTAGGTAATTAGAGCGAAAAACTAAAATAAAAAGGCACTCTGCAAAAGGACGGACATCCTCGTACAGAGCCTCATATTATCAGCACAAACTAATAATATAAGTTGCCCAAGTCAATATTTTCATATCGACTCTTTCATTTTACTCAATTTTTGTAAGAAATACTAGTTTATTTTTCAAATCTTGTTAGTTTGAAGCAGTTGGTTGGTATTTGTTGCACTTTTGCACGGTATTAGTTGGTCGCTAATGCCGTATTTTTTCGCTCTTTTTATAAATAGCAAGCGCCTCTCTTCTCCTTTTTTAAATACGATATTCTCGTATTTCCATTCTACCAATTGGTGCTTGCGAGCGGATGTTACTAGAACCTATCACTGCCATACATTCACCATTCGATCAAAAAAGGCAGTCTGGTCAATGTGCGTAAAAATGGTCAATAGTTAAAAACAGATAAAGAACGATTTCTTTCGTTTACACGATTGAATGGTGTAATGTAACGATTTATTTTCAGTACATCCGTATTCTTAATAATCCATCTGGCGGAAGATGGGTTGTTATGCAAAAAATTCGCTGGCCTGCAGAACCTGCGAATTTCAAACAGCTGCTCATCATTTCAGAAACAATCCAACTATTTTTTACTATCACTTGATGAGCAGCTGTTTGTTTTTTACTTGTTTACACAACTTGATTTAGCATGCTTGTGTCAGATTCTGATCATTGACACGTATAATTTACCCCAAAAAAGTAATCTTGCTAAAGCTATGCAAGATCACTTTTGACTATATCTTATTTTACATAGTCTAATGAAAAAAGCTCCTACAGAAACATCCTCTATATTTCTTCCTTAGCTCATTTAAACTATTTAGTTACCTTTTATATATAGTACTTCTGTGACCTATAGAAAATATCTCTATCCTAATTTCAGAGTCGTTTATATCAGCTAATATACGATAATTTCCTATTCGATACCGCCACTCGCCACTTTTAGTTCCAGTTAACCCTTTTCCATGTTGTCGTGGGTCAGTTGTGGCTTCTAAATTTTTTCTGATCCAAGCAATAATAATTCTTGCTTGGTTTCTATCCATTTTTTTTAATTGCTTTTGTGCTTGTGGCATATAGATTACGTTATACTTCATCTAATAATTTCTCCATCTCATCTTGAGAAATCCCCACTTCTTTTTTGATTTTGGAATCTTTCATTGCTTTTCTTAACGTGTTTAAATCTATTTCATCTTCAATTTTATCTAGTACAGCATTTCTGTATAGTTCGGTTAATGATGAATTGTGCGCTTTCGCATATTCTGCTACTAGTTCTTTTTCTTCATCCGGAATTCTAAATGTTATTGTGGATTGAGACATGTTAAATCCCTCCATTCTTATTGTACTAACAGTGTACTAAAACATATAAACAATGTCAATACATCGTTAGTAAAATTTAAATGATAACCAACTTTTTAGTTGTAACGCTTATTGAACCTTCTATGTCACAATCAACTGCTAAAGTCATACCTCTACAATATACTGAAGGATTGATTACGATTGCATTCATTCTATTATTTGAGATTTGCAATAAGAGCAAACAAAATCTTTCGCTCTTTTAGGTATTCCTCATTCACCTTTTATAAAGAACCCTTCCAAAATATAGGAATTAGGGTATTAAAAACAAGGAACATTTAACCCCAAAGCTGATTTCACTTCATTATTAAATTTATTCAACGATGCGAAGAAAATAACTACTCTGTACCGACTATTTTAGCATAAGAAAACAGGATAGAAATTTTCCTATCCTATTGATTAATTAAATTCCAGTCTTCCCTACACCATAACTAATTCTCAAAAACCTCACGTTTTCTTTCGACTGCTACCTGCTATTATAAACAAATCCAATCACCTTTTCTTTTGAAACCAATCCATAATGACGGCTGTCTGTCGCGTAGGGACGGTTATCTCCCAACACAAAATAATACCCCGCTGGGATCGTTCCTTTTTCTATCAAAAATGAGCCTAGTGTAAAGTCCTCTGTATAGTTCTTGCCATTTCTTTGGCTTTCATTCACTTCATCCACGATAAACTTCTCATCCATCGGCTGACCATTCACGAATAACTCATCCTCTTTAAAGGAAATACTCTCTCCTGGAAGTCCAATGATCCGACGGATTTGTCTTTTTCCTGATCCGTTATTAAAGGCCACCAAATCAAATCGTCTGACCTCTTTGGTTTTCTTCACCAGTACATATTCGCCATTTCGGACTGTCGGACTCATCCCATATCCTGTTACTTTCATGAGGCTAAAGAAAAAAGAACACACTATCAAGGTGCTCCCAAGCCCAAAAAAGACAGCGACACACAAGTCTTTACCCATTTGTTTCAATGACGTCTTATATCGTCTTTGATCCCTGTCTCTATGTCTCTTTCTTTTTTGGATATTCTTTTTTTTCGCCATACGGACTACTTGCTTTCTTTGAGAAGGGACTCATCTACTTTATAATAGGTAAATGCTGCTTTTTCATAGGTTTCTACCTTGGCACTATCTGTTAAAAATTCTTCGACTAAAGAGGGATTTTCATAAAAATTATTCGTTTGCGTACTGACGTTCATGCCTAATTCTTTTAATGCTTTATAATAACGGTTCAACACTAATTGCCCTTCTTCCGTATTCACTGAACTCGCTTTTTTAGTCCCGTAACTCGCCATTGACGTGCCTAAATACCGAATGTTTTTCTGCAGCTTTTCTTTGTCTTCTTGTTTAGACTCAACTTCTGCCAATTCCTTCTTAAAATCACGAAGCAAGTAGTACCCTTTCACTAAGGAATTGGAATCGTCTGTTCCTAACGTCATTGACTGGTAATAGGATAGACCCATTGCCCCTGCTGAGAAACTGAGAAAAAGAACCAAGGACAGGACAAAAGCACGAATGCTTTGGCGTTTTTGAGCCAACAGTTCTTGACGGATACGCCGGATACGCCGCTGCTTCTTCTTATTCCTGAGTTTCTTTATGGGAAGCTTCTTTAGTTGTCGGTGTTTAAGAAAGAATCTGTAAAGAAACAGACTTGCCCCTATCAAGGACAAGATCGCTAAAATGATGCCTCCAGTATATACATAATCCAATGTTGTCATCTTTTTTCAGCTCCTGTTCATTTACGGCTCTTTTTTCGTTTCTTTGTCTCTGCTTCTTTTTTCTTTCTAAAGAAAACCATCACACCAAATAGAAGCGCGGTAAAGAACACAATGCTTCCCACGATCCAGCCAATCATCGTCCAGTCCAGTCCTTTTTTCTGAACTAAGCCTACATCTCGCTCGTTAAATTGATTCGCTTCTTTATCTGTAATCGTAAAGTCTTTATCCCACGTCCATTTTTGATCTCCTGATGTGACTAAGATGGCCGCTTTGTATTTTCCTGGGACCATTTTTTCGCCATTCATACTGACAGGAAAATTAATAAACGAGTTGGGCGCCATTCGCATTGCCGTTTGTTTTCGTTCATAAAGGACCTCTTTGCTTTTTTCTGACGTGATCTGCACCTCTGCAGTCAGATCATTCACATACGTTGCTGTAATGTTTGAAAAATGAACATACACCGTATTTCGGTAATTGCTTTGCCCGGCCATAACAGTGTTTAATGCCAGTTCCGGCGTGACAGGTTTGTCTGATTCCTGTAGTAAAACCCCAATCACATACGCATACTGATTAATGATTTTTGACCCTTTATCTGTTTCATCCGCTTGATCTTGGCCCGTTTTCATCAGCTGGATTCCGCCAGAAAGTACCCCTTCATACGCGGTTTCCGGCATTTGAATCGTCAGTTCGACCTCTTTTGTTTCCCCTGCTGCTAATGCGACTTTATCTGGTCCTGAAACGATTTTTTTGAAATCATAGGCCAAAGACGGATCATTTTTTAAGGACGAGTCTCCGTACTCAATTACTCCATTGGGGTTGGTTTTGGCACTATTTAAACTCACTGCCACCTCCACGTTTTCCTCGCTGGGATTATTTAACGTAATCGACAGAGTTTGTTTTTGATTTGGGGTCATTTTTAAATGGTAATACCCTATGTCTTTTTCCATCTGATTCTCTGGAAAATGGATACTGTAGCTAAAACCTGCCGCTCCTGCAGCGTTTGGTTTATTCTCTGCTTGTGCTGTTTGCGGGGATAAGAACCCAAAAATAGCTAAAATAAAGATCAAAAAGGTGATTCGTTTGTTTAAATAAGTCATACTGACTCTCCTTCAATTGTGTTTTTGTTGTTATGTACTAAAGCGAACGTTTCGCTTCCATCTATTTCTATATCTGAGTATTCTTCATAAAAAATTCAGGCTTCTAAGTATTTTTCTGACCCTGCACACGAGTGATAACGAATGAACAGGGTCAGTCCAATTACTTAAACCTGAATGTCTTTATTGTACAGCTGATGTTGGTTAAACTGCTGCAACGATCTTCCATGTCACAACGGCATTATACGTATCTAACACCATATTTGAGGCTACGGTAGCAGGAACAGTCAACGTCACAGCTGTTTTATCCGTGCCTTTTGTGCCATCCGTTCCTGTATATTTATCACTTTGACCAAATTCCATCACGTAAGAGCCTTTTCCTTCAAGCTTTGCTTTATCAGCTGTCACGACTGTTTTAGCCCCACTATCTTTATCTAGTTCGAACGCTGTCGCTACATTTGAGGGCACTACATTTTCATTTGATGCCGCTGGGACAGCCATTCCATTTGTATAATTAAGTGTCGCTCCTGTTAAGGCGTTTGATGTATCAGGGGTCACACCGGTAAATTGTTTTGTTAATTCCGCCGTGATCGTATAGCCGTAAGTCCCGCCTGAACGAACGTCTGACCAGCCAACGATCGCACCACGTGTTTCTCCTTCTGATAATGTAATCGGTGCCGCATTGGCCTTTATTTCTGAACCAGAGGTTTTGATCGTCCCAAAGTTCATCACTGACACACGTTGCAACACTAATGAACCAGAATCTGGGTTAACTGAAATATCTGGATTTTCTGGAAGGTTTTCATCTGGTTTTTCTGGATCTGGGGTTGGATCTTCTGGACCAATCACCCCTTCTTCTACAATTGTTTTCCCTTTTGAATCAAGTTTTGTCTCTGGTGTTGGCTTAGGCGTTTCTTCTTCTGCTGCAGAAACACTCATTCCCCCTAATAGTACTGATGCTAAAAGAGTCACTGTTGCTAAAGTTCCTTTTGTCATTGCGTTCATTTTTGTTTCCTCCTATTTTCTGTTTTCATTTATTAAGGCAACTCGGCTAAGAGCCAAGTTATCTTCGTTTCATAATGGACCGGATGAATCACGGTCGTTTCTGGAATCGTCAGCGTAATCGCTGAATTTTGGTAGACGGGTTTATTGGACTCTTTCTCTAGAATCGGTTGCCCCGCTTCGTCTTTGACTGGGGTCAAGGTTGGCTTTTGATGCCCCGTGTTGGTATCAGAAGCCCCAAACGAAATGGTCCAAACCCCTTGGCCTGTCCCCGCAGCGGCTGTCGCCACTTCATAGGTGCTGCCTATAGTGTTCAGGGCAATGGTTTCTCTTGTCACCACAGGAGCCTCACTGGAACTGCTGGAATTGGCCCAGCCCTTGTCTAAGGACAGCACGGCGCCCTTTAGTTCTTGTTCTCCTGCTTCTTGAATGATGGGGTTGCGAAATTGTGTTTCTTGTTTCACCTGTAAGGACCAACCCGTACTAAGAGCCCGCTGGTCCGTTAGTTGAATATAGCTG
This genomic stretch from Enterococcus haemoperoxidus ATCC BAA-382 harbors:
- a CDS encoding type II toxin-antitoxin system RelE family toxin, with protein sequence MKYNVIYMPQAQKQLKKMDRNQARIIIAWIRKNLEATTDPRQHGKGLTGTKSGEWRYRIGNYRILADINDSEIRIEIFSIGHRSTIYKR
- the relB gene encoding type II toxin-antitoxin system RelB family antitoxin — its product is MSQSTITFRIPDEEKELVAEYAKAHNSSLTELYRNAVLDKIEDEIDLNTLRKAMKDSKIKKEVGISQDEMEKLLDEV
- the lepB gene encoding signal peptidase I produces the protein MAKKKNIQKRKRHRDRDQRRYKTSLKQMGKDLCVAVFFGLGSTLIVCSFFFSLMKVTGYGMSPTVRNGEYVLVKKTKEVRRFDLVAFNNGSGKRQIRRIIGLPGESISFKEDELFVNGQPMDEKFIVDEVNESQRNGKNYTEDFTLGSFLIEKGTIPAGYYFVLGDNRPYATDSRHYGLVSKEKVIGFVYNSR
- a CDS encoding DUF916 and DUF3324 domain-containing protein, with product MTYLNKRITFLIFILAIFGFLSPQTAQAENKPNAAGAAGFSYSIHFPENQMEKDIGYYHLKMTPNQKQTLSITLNNPSEENVEVAVSLNSAKTNPNGVIEYGDSSLKNDPSLAYDFKKIVSGPDKVALAAGETKEVELTIQMPETAYEGVLSGGIQLMKTGQDQADETDKGSKIINQYAYVIGVLLQESDKPVTPELALNTVMAGQSNYRNTVYVHFSNITATYVNDLTAEVQITSEKSKEVLYERKQTAMRMAPNSFINFPVSMNGEKMVPGKYKAAILVTSGDQKWTWDKDFTITDKEANQFNERDVGLVQKKGLDWTMIGWIVGSIVFFTALLFGVMVFFRKKKEAETKKRKKSRK
- a CDS encoding WxL domain-containing protein; this encodes MNAMTKGTLATVTLLASVLLGGMSVSAAEEETPKPTPETKLDSKGKTIVEEGVIGPEDPTPDPEKPDENLPENPDISVNPDSGSLVLQRVSVMNFGTIKTSGSEIKANAAPITLSEGETRGAIVGWSDVRSGGTYGYTITAELTKQFTGVTPDTSNALTGATLNYTNGMAVPAASNENVVPSNVATAFELDKDSGAKTVVTADKAKLEGKGSYVMEFGQSDKYTGTDGTKGTDKTAVTLTVPATVASNMVLDTYNAVVTWKIVAAV
- a CDS encoding WxL domain-containing protein, whose protein sequence is MACIPSASCVMASMETASKGGETMRRYLNLSRLLFLMGAMAVGLMGTIVHADTSLEQSGTVSVVDGGASLQDPENPEVPTDPGPGTAESGPLRIDYVSPLQFGERKIRETDRVYPALAQQFYTDIGPRGSYIQLTDQRALSTGWSLQVKQETQFRNPIIQEAGEQELKGAVLSLDKGWANSSSSSEAPVVTRETIALNTIGSTYEVATAAAGTGQGVWTISFGASDTNTGHQKPTLTPVKDEAGQPILEKESNKPVYQNSAITLTIPETTVIHPVHYETKITWLLAELP